TACTTTCCATCCAACCCGCCTCTACTAATTTGGGTTTAGCCAGCATTCGCAGTACTTCTGGTCTGTTAGCAAGAGAAAAGGATGGAGGGTGTACTGTAACTCCGCAAGTCATGAAGTTGGAGAGTTGGTAAACACGTTAGGGGGCATAAAACTTAGCCCTTTCAACCCTGTAGACTCGAGGCCGGTAGGATAAAGTAACGGGGAGGGGCCCTGAGGCTTCCGGATGTCTCCGAGTCAATCGAGGGAAGGGTGAGAAGAACAGTGATATAAGGTTTAGGCCAATGGCCAGACTGGACTGTTCCGCACCAGAATCTTGTATTTGTGACAAGTGATCTTCAGTGTTCGATTCAACCCATCATGTTCTAGCCCCCTTCGCCGAAGGGACCCGAGGGCTATCCCCTGGCTTAGGGACATTGGCATGACAACCAAAGTGCTCACCCGTGAACTCGGAGCGAGAGGAAAGGCAGTAACGCGGCAGTCAGATCCTTCAATGAATTGACGATTCGAAGGCAACGTCCCCGGACATGAAGAATAAGAAACCCCGCATCGGCCAATGAAAGTTGATGCGAAAGGCGTGGTGTCTTGCTTTTAGCGAGTTGAGCGACGCCGGGACCGGAACCTTACAATGTAGAATACActccttgtcggcgttgAGACCTTATACGGAGCGCTGTCGTTGCAGGCGGAAGTTTAAACTCTATGTCAGATAGAATGTGGAGGTGCAGCCACACTTACTTTCACAGCAGCACTATGTATGTAGTTAGTTACTCATGTAGATACACAGTAGTACATCGTGCTCAGGCTTCACTCCAGCCAGTCAACGTTTGGACTAGGGTCAAGCTACCTAGTCTAACCCTGCGGCAAAACCAGGCCCAGGGGTTTGAAAGAACTTACTGCCATACCACAATAGGAAATTTCATACAGATGCGCAGGACAGAAGAGGCATTCTCAATTAGTCTCAAACTTTCCTTGCGggcttttctttctttctttggGCATGGAAAAAGTGACGGAGTAGCCCGGCCATGGGACGAAGCACTCTGCGGACCGGGTCCCGGGGTTTGTTCGACATAACCGAAATGaccgaaaaaaaaaagggacaCAGTTCGTCCTGAATTATTTAACTAGTGATGGAAGAACTACATACACActactccccccccccccccccccaaaggaTTTACACATCTCATTTAAAACAGACCAGCCATCGCAACGAGAGCAACTCCAAAGAGGCCAGTGCCGACGGTCGAGCCGCTCAGCAACTTGccaccggcagcggcggcggtcgaggcgGTCGCGCTGGCGGCCGAGCCGGACTGGGTGGCCGTGGCAGAGACCGTCGGGCGGAGCGTGGATCCTGTCGCGGTCGAGTTACTCAGCGGGGAgcccgagggcgagggggaCCCAgaggacggcgtctcggtggcggtggagggagaagaagaagaggaagaggtgTTACCTGCGGAGGAAGTGTCGTTCTGGCCCGAgttggtgccgtcgtcggtggcggcgccgggggccTCGATCTTGATGCTCGTCCAGTCGCCCGTCATGTCGCCGTAGGTGTAGGACTTGGCCGGGTTCGCGTTGGTGATGGCGACCTTCTGGACCGTCATGGTGTAGGGCGCCTTCGTGTAGTcggtctcgccgccggcccagGTGATGGTGCCCGCGTTGTTGTccgggtcgccgccggcccagATGCCGAGGCGCAGGCGGGCCGGGGTCTGGGGGAAGTtcttgccgccgagggcgtcggcgtagTTGAGGGtgcggacgagggcgccgttAATGTACCAggtgacggcctcggtggtCCAGTCGATGGTGTAGTTGTGGAACTCGGTCTgggtggcggcgatggtgtgGAAGGCGCCGCGGTCGTAGCTCGTGGTGTTGCCCTTGCCGAAGTAGTTGGTCTggacctcggcgtccttgccgccgagccaCTCCcagtcgacctcgtcgaggtcgtcggaCTCGATGACGACGCTGCTGACGATGCCGGTGCCGGGGGCGGCCTTCatgacgacctcggcgcggccgaagaagaagtacCACGACGTCTCGATGGTCGGGgcgtcgcccttcttgttGAGGGTAAactcggcgccctcggagGTGTAGGAGATGTTGCCGGCCGTGACGGACCAGGCATCATTGTCGGCGCCCTTGGTGAAGTCGACCTCATAGTTGCTCTTGGTCaagccggcgttggcgggaCATGTTTCTACGTGATCTCATGTCAGTAAACACACTTTcagagagggaaagagatAAGAGCGACAACGGCGGGACCCTGGAATACCCTCTATTTGCATGTGGGCATGTTCAAAACTTACTTTTGGTAGGGTCGCAGTCGGTGAAAGTTTGAGCTAGAGTCGAGGTTGCGAGAAGCGCAACGAGTGACGCTTGACGAACGAAAGACAAAGCCATTGTGTGTGATGTtacgacgaggaagacccCTCCAAAATTAACAATTCACTTCAACGATAGTATACGGGTAAGAAGAGAACAACAAAGGGGGTTGAAGGACAATGAAAAGAGAGTGAGTGGAAGAGAGTATTATTTGGTAAAAGGGACCGCGAATGAACAACGGAACCCGCCCCCTTACTTTGATGCGGGTCGTCCGGCTCCAttgaagaaggggaagaagaatCGACGAGAGACAGCCATACAGTATACATGGATACCTGGTGTTTGAGCTTGACTAGGAGAACCACCCCAATCGATGTTCACGCCGTCCGcagccaaccaaccaaccaccgACTGGAGAGCCAATGTCACCCCGACTTCAAGGAGGCTGACGTACGTTTGAGGATGCTGCCAAGGCACAAACACCGGCCACTCACTCGCCCTACACTGTGCTGgtgggggggatggggggggatTTCTTAGGGCGTGACGCGTGTGCTAGGGGCGGGTGGCTGTACACTACACAGTGCGTCTCCCTCCCCAGTCTCCCCTGGCCGATCCACACCTCGTCTCCCCGGGCACCGCCCACCATCCGATGTGCCGTGCCGGGAGGCCGTTCATGCTATAAAAAGCCAGCATACTCTCCTGTAGTGTGGCTTGTCAGGTCCACGAGGCACCAATGGGACCGCCCGGCACGAGGCCCCGTTCGATGAGAACTAGGATGGTGAGACGGGGATGACCAACACTCGAGTCTCAAACCTCGGTGGCTGAAGTCCGTCCGCTTCTCcatgatggtggtggtggtggccatGGGTGGCTTGGGCTGCTGACTCCCTCGACACTCTCTCCCAGCTTCGAACTCTTAAACCACTGTGTGAGTAAGGGGTTGAGACGATGCTGAGTAACAGAACGAAAACTCCAACAAAAATAAGGTGGGAGGCCGCGTCCCCGTGAGACGATTCAGACATGATCCTTGGGTTCTCAGCGGAGAAGTGCCACCAAAACTCAAAAGGCAAAAGCCAAATCCAGATTTCTCTTGATCGACGCCTTGTCCAGGCTGGTGCTCTTCGGACGAAACATGCCTTTAAGCTCAGTGGACATCCTACTGAACTGTGCACATTTCGGACTCAATCACCGAAATGATTGTATCTTTGTCTACCTGTATGTATGTCACAGCGGGTTCCAATCAAATCCGAACCCCCATCACCGAGTTGTTTGTCGAACTTTAAGACCGGTGGTCAGCTACCTTGGCGCTGTCGACCGCACTAAACCCGCCAAGCGACATGACATCTGCAAGGGCATCGTCGGACCCCGAACGCCCACAGTCCGTGTGGACTGTGGCATCCCGCCCCCCATCCCGCCAGGAGCCGCCGCGCAGCGGTCGGAGGGCTAGGCAGCGCGGCAGATCTGCAAACGGGGGGATGAAGATTGCGCCAGGCTGCCTCCAATCCGGATCTCAAGGAGGTTGGCACGTAAATCGTGCCGATCTCAGCCCGGTCGCCCGCGGGCGGCTTTCCGGCGCTCGCGGGAcgtcctcgttctcgtcgacCGGTGGGATCATGGGTGCGGGTGACCGGCCTCTGATGGCGCCAAACGTTTGAGCGACACCAAACGTACCACGGCAACTGTGCCTCTACAAACAACGGCCACAACGACCACGAGAAAATACAGCGTCTGCAACCAAAACGCGGGTCCTTTATTTACGGCTTTATGCTTCAGGAAAAGTCCATACTACATATGTAGTTGGTTGCTGGCTGGCTAGGTACCATCTCATCGGTTCCAACATCCACAGAGTATGACCCGGTCAATCCCATCGACaaaccatccatcccatTGCGCGTGACTGCCGTCCATACACCGTCCTGCCCTCGATGCGTTCGCCGCCCCT
This sequence is a window from Colletotrichum higginsianum IMI 349063 chromosome 8, whole genome shotgun sequence. Protein-coding genes within it:
- a CDS encoding Glycosyl hydrolase family 16 — translated: MALSFVRQASLVALLATSTLAQTFTDCDPTKKTCPANAGLTKSNYEVDFTKGADNDAWSVTAGNISYTSEGAEFTLNKKGDAPTIETSWYFFFGRAEVVMKAAPGTGIVSSVVIESDDLDEVDWEWLGGKDAEVQTNYFGKGNTTSYDRGAFHTIAATQTEFHNYTIDWTTEAVTWYINGALVRTLNYADALGGKNFPQTPARLRLGIWAGGDPDNNAGTITWAGGETDYTKAPYTMTVQKVAITNANPAKSYTYGDMTGDWTSIKIEAPGAATDDGTNSGQNDTSSAGNTSSSSSSPSTATETPSSGSPSPSGSPLSNSTATGSTLRPTVSATATQSGSAASATASTAAAAGGKLLSGSTVGTGLFGVALVAMAGLF